A stretch of the Mycobacterium shigaense genome encodes the following:
- a CDS encoding SDR family oxidoreductase codes for MTSLDLTGRTAIVTGASRGIGLAIAQQLAAAGAGVVLTARKQEAADEAAAQVDGNALGVGAHAVDEDAARRCVELTLDRFGSIDILVNNAGTNPAYGPLIDQDHARFSKIFDVNLWAPLLWTSLAVKSWMGEHGGSIVNTASIGGMHQSPAMGMYNATKAALIHVTKQLALELSPRVRVNAICPGVVRTRLAEALWKDHEDPLASTIALGRIGEPIDVAQAVVFLASDAASWITGDTMVIDGGLLLGAAQGFQSTPDGAQ; via the coding sequence ATGACTTCACTGGATCTGACCGGACGCACCGCAATCGTCACCGGGGCCTCGCGCGGAATCGGCCTGGCGATCGCCCAACAGCTGGCGGCCGCCGGCGCCGGCGTGGTCCTCACCGCCCGCAAGCAAGAAGCAGCCGATGAGGCCGCCGCGCAGGTCGACGGCAATGCCCTCGGCGTCGGCGCGCATGCGGTCGACGAGGACGCCGCGCGGCGCTGCGTCGAGCTGACGCTGGACCGGTTCGGCAGCATCGACATCCTGGTGAACAACGCGGGCACCAACCCGGCCTACGGCCCGCTGATCGACCAGGACCACGCCCGATTCAGCAAAATCTTCGACGTCAACCTGTGGGCTCCGCTGCTGTGGACCTCGCTCGCGGTGAAGTCGTGGATGGGCGAGCACGGCGGCTCGATCGTCAACACCGCGTCCATCGGCGGCATGCATCAGTCCCCGGCGATGGGCATGTACAACGCCACCAAGGCGGCACTCATCCACGTCACCAAGCAGCTGGCGCTGGAACTGTCACCGCGGGTGCGGGTCAACGCGATCTGCCCGGGCGTCGTGCGCACCCGGCTCGCCGAAGCGCTGTGGAAGGACCACGAAGACCCGCTGGCCTCGACGATCGCGCTCGGCCGCATCGGCGAGCCCATCGACGTCGCCCAGGCGGTCGTCTTTCTGGCCTCCGACGCGGCCAGCTGGATCACCGGCGACACGATGGTGATCGACGGCGGTCTGTTGCTGGGCGCAGCGCAGGGCTTTCAGTCCACGCCGGATGGCGCGCAATGA
- a CDS encoding acyl-CoA dehydrogenase family protein, whose protein sequence is MSSADFSADLNARVQKLLDEHDPTASDPREFLGAQYDAGLAWVHLPEGFGGLGLPRKAQELVDTRLAAAGAPVGGTPKNYIGMGMAAPTIAAFGTDEQKRKFLRPLFTGEQIYCQLFSEPGAGSDLAGVSTRAVRDGDDWIVNGQKVWTSQAQHAQMAILVTRTDPTVPKHAGLTYFLCDVTQPGVEIRPLRQITGEAEFNEVFLTDARVPDANRLGPEGGGWRVATTTLNNERVAIGSRSGVPRESGHIGKVTEAWRNEPALRDPAMHDELMRLWVEAEVLRLAGERLGQQASTGQPGPEGAGMKIAFATLAQAISGFEIELHGEAGLSYDDWTMRRPETVDLIGREPGYRYLRARGNSIEGGTSEILRNTISERILGLPGEHRVDKDVAWKDLDR, encoded by the coding sequence ATGAGTTCCGCGGACTTCTCCGCAGACCTGAACGCGCGGGTGCAAAAACTGCTCGACGAGCACGACCCCACTGCCAGCGACCCACGGGAATTCCTTGGCGCGCAATATGATGCGGGCCTGGCGTGGGTGCACCTACCCGAGGGCTTCGGCGGCCTGGGCCTGCCCCGCAAGGCCCAGGAACTCGTCGACACGCGGCTGGCCGCCGCCGGCGCGCCGGTGGGCGGCACCCCGAAGAACTACATCGGCATGGGCATGGCGGCGCCGACGATCGCGGCGTTCGGCACCGACGAACAGAAGCGAAAGTTCCTGCGCCCGTTGTTCACCGGCGAGCAAATCTATTGCCAGCTGTTCAGCGAGCCCGGTGCCGGATCGGACCTGGCCGGGGTGTCCACCCGCGCGGTACGCGACGGTGACGACTGGATCGTCAACGGGCAGAAGGTGTGGACGTCGCAGGCCCAGCACGCGCAGATGGCCATCCTGGTCACCCGCACCGATCCGACGGTGCCCAAACACGCCGGCCTGACGTACTTCCTGTGCGACGTGACCCAGCCCGGTGTCGAGATCCGGCCGTTGCGCCAGATCACCGGCGAGGCGGAGTTCAACGAGGTGTTTCTGACCGATGCGCGGGTGCCCGACGCGAATCGGCTCGGCCCCGAGGGCGGCGGCTGGCGGGTGGCGACCACCACGCTCAACAACGAGCGGGTCGCGATCGGCTCGCGCTCGGGTGTACCCCGCGAAAGCGGTCATATCGGCAAGGTGACCGAGGCGTGGCGCAACGAGCCGGCGCTGCGTGATCCGGCGATGCACGACGAGCTGATGCGACTGTGGGTCGAGGCGGAGGTGCTTCGCCTGGCCGGCGAGCGGCTGGGCCAGCAGGCCAGTACCGGCCAGCCGGGACCAGAGGGCGCAGGCATGAAGATCGCCTTCGCCACGCTGGCACAGGCGATCTCGGGATTCGAGATCGAACTGCACGGCGAAGCGGGGCTGAGCTACGACGACTGGACCATGCGCCGGCCCGAGACGGTCGACTTGATCGGCCGCGAACCCGGCTACCGGTACCTGCGGGCGCGCGGCAACTCGATCGAGGGTGGCACCTCGGAGATCTTGCGCAACACCATCTCCGAGCGGATTCTCGGCCTGCCCGGCGAACACCGTGTCGACAAGGACGTCGCGTGGAAGGACCTGGATCGATGA
- a CDS encoding acyl-CoA dehydrogenase family protein: MSVGDLLYSDTEDALRDSVRHLFADRCPPDVVGSAYDVAPQDVSGIWRTLAAELGVAGLLVPESLGGAGAGAREAAVVLEEIGRAVAPVPFLTSAVLATVALLRAGDTDTVSALAAGELIAALVLPLSTAPGDPVGALDFGAGGVTGTVTSVAGAAEADVLVAPVAGPRGLELYTVSTADAGVEVSPVLALDMTRPLARVRFSGARSSRVGPGDAAVAEALNTGAALLASEQLGIAQWCFETTLAYAKQRKQFGRAIGSYQAIKHRLADLWFEVGAATAAARHAADACARGDADASIAAAVAQAYCSGIAVHAAEECVQLHGGIGMTWEYPAHLYLKRAKSDQLALGTAYRHRARLAALVDLPAT, translated from the coding sequence ATGAGCGTCGGCGACCTGCTCTACTCCGACACCGAGGACGCGCTGCGCGACAGCGTTCGCCACCTGTTCGCCGACCGCTGCCCGCCCGACGTGGTCGGAAGCGCCTATGATGTTGCACCGCAAGATGTTTCGGGTATCTGGCGGACGCTGGCAGCCGAGCTAGGGGTGGCCGGCCTGCTGGTGCCCGAGTCGCTCGGGGGTGCTGGCGCCGGCGCGCGCGAAGCTGCGGTCGTGCTCGAGGAGATCGGGCGGGCGGTGGCGCCCGTGCCCTTCCTGACCAGCGCCGTCCTCGCGACCGTCGCGCTGTTGCGGGCCGGCGACACCGACACGGTGTCGGCGCTGGCGGCCGGCGAACTGATCGCTGCCCTGGTGCTGCCGCTGTCCACCGCGCCGGGCGACCCGGTGGGTGCGCTGGACTTCGGCGCCGGCGGGGTGACGGGAACGGTCACCAGCGTCGCCGGCGCCGCCGAGGCCGACGTGTTGGTGGCACCCGTCGCGGGCCCGCGCGGCCTGGAGTTGTACACCGTGTCTACGGCGGACGCGGGTGTGGAGGTGTCACCGGTGCTAGCCCTGGACATGACCAGACCACTTGCGCGCGTGCGGTTCTCGGGGGCGCGCTCATCCCGCGTCGGGCCCGGGGACGCCGCGGTGGCCGAAGCGCTGAACACCGGTGCGGCGCTGCTGGCTTCCGAGCAACTCGGAATAGCGCAGTGGTGTTTCGAGACCACGCTCGCATATGCCAAGCAGCGCAAGCAGTTCGGCCGAGCCATCGGCTCATACCAGGCGATCAAGCACCGGCTGGCGGATCTGTGGTTCGAGGTCGGCGCGGCGACGGCGGCGGCCCGCCATGCCGCCGACGCCTGCGCCCGCGGGGACGCGGACGCGAGCATCGCCGCGGCCGTCGCGCAGGCATACTGCAGCGGCATCGCCGTGCACGCGGCCGAGGAGTGCGTGCAGCTGCACGGCGGCATCGGGATGACGTGGGAGTATCCCGCGCACCTGTACCTCAAGCGGGCCAAGAGCGATCAGCTGGCGCTCGGCACCGCCTACCGGCATCGGGCCCGCCTGGCCGCACTGGTGGATCTGCCCGCCACCTGA
- a CDS encoding glycosyltransferase, translating to MRVLLTTYDSRGGVEPLLGLAVQLQALGAEVVLCAPPDEEFAQRAAGFDVPLVPFGEPVRVLSEGASRASEEDVRRQVLGLIDAQFDTVAAAAQGCDALLSAGLIWTSAGARSVCEKLGIHYVYASYHPTHLPSPHHPPPEAAGRGLPSNAAGNRLMWDNNARGANVLFGPTLNGHRASLGMPLVGDLRAYAHTERPWLASDPTLGPWPQPADIDVVQTGAWLLRDERPLPDDLEEFLNAGAPPVYVGFGSMPLWGAKDLGRTAVEAIREQGRRALLARGWAELDLIDGADDCFVVGEVNQQALFGRVAAAIHHGGAGTTTTAARAGVPQLVIPQGADQVYWAQRVVELGIGTACDGPAPPLRSLAFALEAIVTPATEACARDVARAMRTDGAAVAAKLLLDAAGG from the coding sequence ATGCGTGTGTTGTTGACGACATACGATTCGCGCGGCGGCGTCGAACCGCTGCTCGGGCTCGCGGTGCAGCTACAGGCGCTCGGTGCGGAAGTGGTGTTGTGCGCGCCGCCGGATGAGGAATTCGCCCAGCGTGCAGCCGGTTTCGACGTGCCGCTGGTGCCGTTCGGCGAGCCGGTGCGCGTGTTGTCGGAGGGTGCCTCCCGGGCTTCGGAAGAAGACGTGCGCCGGCAGGTGCTCGGGCTGATCGACGCGCAGTTCGACACGGTCGCCGCCGCGGCGCAGGGGTGCGACGCGCTGCTGTCGGCCGGGTTGATTTGGACCTCGGCCGGCGCGCGGTCCGTCTGCGAGAAGCTGGGCATCCACTACGTCTACGCGAGCTACCACCCGACCCATCTGCCGTCGCCGCATCACCCACCCCCGGAGGCCGCGGGTCGCGGGCTGCCCTCGAACGCGGCCGGCAACCGCCTGATGTGGGACAACAACGCCCGCGGAGCCAACGTGCTGTTCGGTCCGACGCTCAACGGCCACCGCGCGTCGCTGGGCATGCCGCTGGTGGGCGACCTGCGCGCGTACGCGCACACCGAGCGGCCGTGGCTGGCGTCGGATCCCACGCTGGGCCCGTGGCCACAGCCGGCCGACATCGACGTCGTCCAGACCGGCGCCTGGCTGCTGCGCGACGAGCGACCGCTGCCCGACGACCTGGAGGAGTTCCTGAACGCCGGCGCCCCGCCGGTCTACGTGGGGTTCGGCAGCATGCCGTTGTGGGGCGCCAAGGACCTCGGCCGCACGGCGGTCGAGGCGATCCGCGAGCAGGGCCGCCGCGCGCTGCTGGCCCGCGGCTGGGCCGAATTGGACCTGATCGACGGCGCCGACGACTGCTTTGTGGTCGGCGAGGTCAACCAGCAGGCGTTGTTCGGCCGAGTGGCCGCCGCGATCCACCACGGCGGGGCCGGCACCACGACGACGGCCGCGCGGGCGGGCGTGCCGCAGCTGGTGATTCCCCAGGGCGCCGACCAGGTGTACTGGGCGCAACGGGTGGTCGAGCTGGGCATCGGCACCGCCTGCGACGGACCCGCGCCGCCGCTGCGGTCGCTGGCGTTCGCGCTGGAGGCGATCGTGACCCCGGCGACCGAGGCGTGCGCGCGCGACGTGGCCCGCGCCATGCGCACCGACGGCGCGGCGGTGGCCGCGAAGCTGTTGCTCGACGCCGCCGGCGGTTAG
- a CDS encoding dienelactone hydrolase family protein, translated as MPNITDTVTTGDGTCTVRLITPDGPGTQPPWPGVVMFPDAGGVRHTFEQMAAKLAGYGYAVLLPDVYYRSGDWAPFDIATVFGDAKERQRLFAMIGGLTQDKITSDASAFFDYLCSRPEVAGKRFGVCGYCMGGRISVTVAGRLPDYVAAAASFHGGGLVTDADDSPHLLADRMKAVVYIGGAEDDASFTVEHAERLDKALTKAGVQHVIEWYQAGHGFAVPDNEPYDEAAAEKHWAAMTEVFGLALPR; from the coding sequence ATGCCGAACATCACTGACACGGTCACCACTGGCGACGGCACCTGCACCGTCCGCCTGATCACTCCCGACGGTCCGGGGACCCAACCCCCTTGGCCCGGCGTGGTCATGTTCCCCGATGCCGGCGGGGTCCGCCACACCTTCGAGCAGATGGCAGCCAAGCTCGCCGGCTACGGCTACGCCGTGCTGCTGCCCGACGTGTACTACCGCAGCGGCGACTGGGCCCCGTTCGACATAGCCACCGTGTTCGGCGATGCGAAAGAACGTCAGCGTTTGTTCGCCATGATCGGCGGGCTGACGCAGGACAAGATCACCAGCGACGCGTCGGCGTTCTTCGACTACCTGTGCAGCCGGCCGGAGGTCGCCGGTAAGCGGTTCGGGGTCTGCGGCTACTGCATGGGCGGGCGCATCTCGGTGACGGTGGCCGGCCGCCTACCGGACTATGTCGCGGCCGCGGCGTCCTTCCACGGCGGCGGCCTGGTGACCGACGCCGACGACAGCCCGCACCTGCTGGCCGACCGGATGAAGGCCGTGGTGTACATCGGCGGTGCCGAGGACGACGCGTCCTTCACCGTCGAGCACGCCGAGCGGCTCGACAAGGCGCTGACCAAGGCCGGCGTGCAGCACGTCATCGAGTGGTATCAGGCCGGCCACGGATTCGCGGTCCCGGACAACGAACCCTACGACGAGGCGGCCGCCGAAAAGCATTGGGCGGCAATGACCGAGGTCTTCGGCTTGGCGCTGCCCCGCTAA